DNA sequence from the bacterium genome:
GAAAAACGTATGTGGTGGAGTAATTTTATAATGCCTGTTGAGGGTGTCATTACTTCCTCTTTTGATTCTTTCCGTTCCATAAATAACGGTCTCACAAATTTTTTTCATCTGGGGCTGGATATCGCGTGCCCGGAAGGGACCCAGATCAAAGCTTCAAACTGCGGAGAGGCGGTTTTGACAGAAAAGTTGATTTCACGCGGGAATACGGTTATAATTAATCACGGGCAGGGGATTTTCAGTGTATATTATCACCTGTCTAAAGTGGAAGTTAAAGAAAAGGATTTTGTAAAAAAAGGCGATTTAATCGGGTTAGCCGGGCAAACGGGTATGTCAACAGGCCCGCACCTTCATTTTGGGATTTTTGCCAATAGGACGGCGGTTGACCCTGAAGATTGGCTGCAGGGCAGTATTGAAAAGTTTATTTTTGATCACGAGACCGCTGGTTTAAAGGAGTCTGAAAATGGCAGATAGAAATGTTTTAATAGGAATAACAGGGAGCATTGCGGCTTATAAAGTTTGTGAGTTAATCAGATTATTGAAGAATAAAGAATTTTCAGTAAAAGTAATTTTGACAAAAGCAGGAGAACAATTTGTCACACCCCTGACTATTGCCACTTTAACCGAAGACAGGGTGTACAGGGATTTATTTGCTGATGACATAGGGGCACAGTGTGCTTCGCCCCTGCTGGAACATATCAATCTTTCCGGGTGGGCGGATATTTGTGTGGTTGCTCCGGCAAGCGCAAATACAATCGCAAAAATTGCCCATGGCATAGCCGATAATCTTTTAACTTCAACTGTGCTTGCTTTACCCAAAAAAGTCCCTTTAATTATCTGCCCGGCGATGAATGTGAATATGTGGGAGAATAATATACTACAGAAGAATATTTTAATTATTAAAGAAACAGCGGAAATTGTAGGCCCGAAAAAAGGACAACTTGCCTGCGGTGTCGAGGGAATGGGAGCAATGGCGGATGTGGAAGATATATTAGCTGCTATATTAAAAAGATTTCATTGACAATTAAACATTGAGCATTGACAATTTTCAATTGTAAATTGTTAATGCTCAATTGTCAATTATAAGAAAATGTAAACATATGGAGTATGTGATGGAAAATAAGGAAAAGCCTTATATAAGCAAAAAAGAGATTATATACCGGCTTGTAATAAGCGGGTTTTTGCTTTTTATAGCCGGTATCGGGTATATCACGCTTCTTTATTCAAAGGAACTGAAAGGAATTAAAATTATATTGGGGGCTATTTTAAGTTTATGGAGTTTCCGGAGTGAAAAAGTAAAAGGATTTGTTTTAAATAAGTGGGTGATGCGCATCGGCGGGATTAGCCTGCTTCTGTCAGGCATTATCAACTATTTCAAATAGGCGCGGGAATCGTGAATAAAAAAAAAGGTGTTTTTATCACATTTGAAGGACCTGACGGCGGCGGCAAGAGCACGCATATAAAATTGCTTGCCGGGTATTTAAAAAAATGCGGGTATCCGGTAGTTATAACGCGTGAACCGGGCGGGACTACTCTGGGTGAGGATATACGCGGCGTGCTTTTAGACCCAAGAGTAAAAAACCTGTCGTTGTGGAGTGAACTTTTTTTGTATCTTTCATGCCGCAGCCAGATACTGGAAGAGGTGATAAAACCTGCGCTGAATTCAAAAAAGACAGTTCTCTGTGACCGTTTTATGGATGCGACAGCGGCCTACCAGGGTTTTGGAAGAAAAATAAATATTAAGCTTATTAATAAATTAAATAGATTACTGGTAGGAGAGTTTAAACCGGAGTTGACTGTTCTTATTGATATTGAACCGGAATACGGATTAAAAAGAAGCCGTATCCGGAATAATAAAGCCGACCGTATAGAAAAAGAGAAAATTGATTTTCACAGGAGAGTCAGGAAAGGATATTTAACTATCGCAGGAAAAGAACCCGGGCGGTTTCTGGTTATTAATGGTAACGACTCTTTGGAAAAAAACAGGCGGATTATTCAAAATGCCGCTGAAAAAGTAATCGTTAAACGTAAAATGTAAAACGTGAAATGTAAATCGTTAATTGTTTCAATCCTTTGCTATTCACGTTTTACGTATTACGATTTACGTGTTAAATTTGGGAGAAAGAATGTCCTGGGATAATGTGATCGGGCAAAAAAGAGTTATAGAAACATTAAAGAGAACAATCGGCAATAATCGTGTCCCGCAGGCATATCTTTTTACCGGGCCTGACGGGACCGGCAAGCATCTCGTTGCAAAAGAGCTGGCCAAAGCGTTAAATTGTCAAAAAAACACAGGCAATGCGTGTAATATTTGTTCTTCATGTTACAAAATAGAAAAGGGCATTCATCCGGATGTCCAGGTTATTTCCCCTTTTGGGAAGAGCGGCGGGATTAGGATAGAACAGATTTATGGCATCAGGGAGCGGATTTTTTTGAAACCCCTGGAGGGAAGATATAAATTTTACATTATTGACCAGGCGGAGGGACTGATTAAACCGCAGGAAGCGTCCGGAAATGCGCTTTTAAAACTTCTGGAAGAACCGCCGAATGATACAATTTTTGTTTTAATTCCTTCCGAAAGCAAGGCTCTGATTCCGACAATTGTTTCCCGGTGCCAGAAAATAAAGTTTGATTATCTTTCAATCAGCGAAGTCGAAAG
Encoded proteins:
- a CDS encoding M23 family metallopeptidase translates to MKKLNLFNLVFLVLFFQKTAIGLDVKFFKDKFLTGKTLAGLVKDKNKEISDVQGNFMGAAVDFFPGDDGRFYCIKGINIYAKGGEYPFLLNIQYKNGEKEAIEYKFLIEGRKIEKKEEIKIPDKKIKDITKENLANEDVYISNIIKQVTEKRMWWSNFIMPVEGVITSSFDSFRSINNGLTNFFHLGLDIACPEGTQIKASNCGEAVLTEKLISRGNTVIINHGQGIFSVYYHLSKVEVKEKDFVKKGDLIGLAGQTGMSTGPHLHFGIFANRTAVDPEDWLQGSIEKFIFDHETAGLKESENGR
- a CDS encoding flavoprotein, whose protein sequence is MADRNVLIGITGSIAAYKVCELIRLLKNKEFSVKVILTKAGEQFVTPLTIATLTEDRVYRDLFADDIGAQCASPLLEHINLSGWADICVVAPASANTIAKIAHGIADNLLTSTVLALPKKVPLIICPAMNVNMWENNILQKNILIIKETAEIVGPKKGQLACGVEGMGAMADVEDILAAILKRFH
- the tmk gene encoding dTMP kinase yields the protein MNKKKGVFITFEGPDGGGKSTHIKLLAGYLKKCGYPVVITREPGGTTLGEDIRGVLLDPRVKNLSLWSELFLYLSCRSQILEEVIKPALNSKKTVLCDRFMDATAAYQGFGRKINIKLINKLNRLLVGEFKPELTVLIDIEPEYGLKRSRIRNNKADRIEKEKIDFHRRVRKGYLTIAGKEPGRFLVINGNDSLEKNRRIIQNAAEKVIVKRKM
- a CDS encoding DNA polymerase III subunit delta', with protein sequence MSWDNVIGQKRVIETLKRTIGNNRVPQAYLFTGPDGTGKHLVAKELAKALNCQKNTGNACNICSSCYKIEKGIHPDVQVISPFGKSGGIRIEQIYGIRERIFLKPLEGRYKFYIIDQAEGLIKPQEASGNALLKLLEEPPNDTIFVLIPSESKALIPTIVSRCQKIKFDYLSISEVERILQEKFFYNKEDTALAAAFSFGRVDRALSFKDEKTKTEREEVFNNLKSPFLKNFLNWAKDLGATREKAMDILDIMVFYLRDILVYKITNTKEILLNLDYFSNIEAEQENTIESILGKISLIQKTKQLIEQNVNLQLALEVMFMDMTEE